From Callospermophilus lateralis isolate mCalLat2 chromosome 5, mCalLat2.hap1, whole genome shotgun sequence, a single genomic window includes:
- the LOC143400223 gene encoding olfactory receptor 14A16-like — protein sequence MDNLTSGSSFLLMGFSNIRELQILHAALFLMAYLALFLMAYLAALLGNLLIITLITKDHGLHTPMYFFLKNLSFLDLCLISITVPKSITNSLTNCNTISFPGCVSQVFFFFLFATTEVALLTVMSYDRYMAICHPLRYEILMSRGACMQMAASSWVSGGVNAILHTAATFSIPRCRSPDVYQFFCDVPQLLALACSYNIGELMVIGLSLLLDFVCFVFMDISYIHIFSAVLRMPSRAGRSKAFSTCLPHLLVVTLFFSSDFFAYLRPLPQSPSTLDLLVSVFYTVVPPTVNPLIYRLRNKDMKVALRKLLVKRHPPSN from the coding sequence ATGGACAACCTCACCTCTGGGAGCTCCTTCCTCCTCATGGGCTTCTCTAACATCCGGGAGCTCCAGATCCTGCATGCGGCGCTCTTCCTGATGGCTTACCTCGCACTCTTCCTGATGGCTTACCTCGCCGCCCTCCTTGGGAATCTCCTCATCATCACCCTCATCACCAAGGACCATGGGCtgcacacccccatgtacttcttcctaaaGAACTTGTCCTTCCTGGATCTGTGCCTCATCTCCATCACTGTTCCCAAATCCATCACAAACTCTCTGACAAATTGCAACACCATTTCATTCCCTGGGTGTGTTTCCCaggtctttttcttcttcctctttgccACAACGGAAGTAGCCCTACTCACAGTCATGTCCTATGACCGCTACATGGCCATCTGTCACCCGCTCAGGTATGAGATCCTCATGAGCCGTGGAGCTTGTATGCAGATGGCAGCCTCCTCCTGGGTCAGTGGAGGTGTCAATGCAATCCTGCACACAGCAGCTACCTTCTCCATACCCAGGTGTAGGTCTCCTGATGTTTACCAGTTCTTCTGTGATGTCCCACAGCTGCTGGCCCTGGCCTGCTCCTACAACATTGGGGAGCTAATGGTTATTGGGCTGAGCCTGCTGTTGGACTTTGTCTGCTTTGTGTTCATGGATATTTCTTACATTCACATCTTCTCCGCTGTGCTGAGGATGCCCTCTAGAGCGGGTAGGTCCAAAGCCTTCTCCACATGCCTGCCTCACCTCCTTGTTGTGACTCTATTCTTCTCTTCTGACTTTTTTGCCTATTTACGGCCCCTGCCGCAATCTCCATCAACCCTGGACTTGCTAGTTTCGGTATTCTATACTGTAGTGCCACCCACTGTGAACCCCCTCATCTACAGGCTGAGAAACAAGGATATGAAGGTGGCACTGAGGAAGCTGCTGGTGAAGAGGCATCCTCCTTCCAATTAA